In Methanocellales archaeon, a single window of DNA contains:
- the ileS gene encoding isoleucine--tRNA ligase gives MLREVTSRYDAQEVEKNVMEFWKSVDAYDLTRNHRSRGDMFYFLDGPPYTTGRIHLGTAWNKILKDVMLRYKSMRGFRVLDRAGWDMHGLPIEVKVEGSLGFRTKKEIEKYGIDKFIAECKRFALESKDQMTLQFKRLGAWLDWTNPYMTLADEYMEAEWWTLKHAYDRGLLERGKRVVNWCPRCETAIADSEVEYWEERHPSIYVKFPLVREDASIVIWTTTPWTIPSNQAIAVHPDFEYSKIRCKNETLIVASGLVEHVLKKGGYEDYEKVDTLRGKDLVGTQYEHPLGDIVPYQQKLDHNIYAADFVTLEVSPEVENTGCVHIAPGHGLEDFLLGKEHQLQIFCPVGPDGFFTTDAGAYADTYVFDANQQVIKDLDERGALLAQGEITHRYGHCWRCKTPIIYLATEQWFIKISELKDRMLTEIPRIVWYPEWAGSARFMDWISSARDWCISRQRYWGTPLPIWMCECGSIEVIGTIKELKERASIPHVELHRPRIDAIKLRCTCGKTMYRVKDVFDVWFDSAVASWANLGFPKDTEKFKKWWPADFITEGHDQTRGWFYSQLGSSMVAFEKAPYKSVLMHGFTLDDEGRKMSKSLGNVVAPEEVIEKYGADALRFYVLSANAPWEDLRFNWEEAQNVHRMLNILWNLYRFPLPYMKLDNFDPYATSFDSIKGHLRPEDLWILSRMYSLIKKVDHMMKDCKLHSATRLLQKFILEDVSRWYVQLIRPRTWTEADDPDKLAAYWVIYDVISQIIKLMAPFTPFITEEIYQNLVRGMDPKALLTVHMCDWPSPSEELIDAKLEANMDVARDIVEASHRARQKAKRKLRWPVKQIIILPYNEEAINSVKNLKSVIMEQANTKEINLLNVGERFNEISLKVIPDLSLIGPRFKGKAEEIINALNKVDGRRLKKDIEKGYQLKLHDQTVKITKDMIHFEETIPEHIYAADFSLGKVYVDVSLTEDVRAEGCARDIVRRIQNMRKELDLDVEAEIDVFVQVGDEQLVDLIDTWRDFISEEIRAKKLELGMEVRVRGDLVRECTVNNVEMRFGITR, from the coding sequence ATGCTCCGGGAAGTAACGAGCAGATACGACGCTCAAGAAGTGGAAAAAAATGTAATGGAATTTTGGAAGAGTGTAGATGCATATGATCTTACTCGAAATCATCGCTCACGAGGGGATATGTTCTATTTTTTGGATGGCCCCCCATATACCACAGGAAGAATACATCTCGGCACGGCATGGAATAAGATCCTCAAGGATGTCATGCTCAGATATAAGTCGATGAGGGGTTTTCGAGTCCTTGATAGGGCAGGATGGGATATGCATGGGCTTCCGATAGAGGTCAAAGTTGAGGGGAGCTTGGGATTCAGAACAAAAAAAGAGATAGAAAAGTATGGCATAGATAAGTTCATCGCTGAATGTAAGCGTTTCGCCCTTGAATCGAAGGATCAGATGACCTTGCAATTCAAACGCTTAGGTGCTTGGCTTGATTGGACAAACCCCTACATGACCCTCGCCGATGAGTACATGGAAGCAGAATGGTGGACATTGAAACATGCATACGATAGGGGTTTGCTTGAAAGAGGCAAGAGGGTGGTTAACTGGTGCCCTAGGTGTGAGACCGCCATAGCAGATTCTGAAGTGGAATATTGGGAGGAACGCCATCCATCCATCTATGTCAAGTTTCCACTTGTAAGGGAAGATGCAAGCATCGTGATATGGACTACGACCCCCTGGACGATTCCTTCCAATCAGGCGATAGCGGTCCATCCTGACTTTGAGTACTCCAAAATAAGATGTAAAAATGAGACGTTGATCGTGGCTTCTGGGTTAGTAGAACATGTCTTGAAAAAAGGGGGTTATGAAGATTACGAGAAGGTAGATACCCTGCGGGGTAAAGATCTCGTCGGAACACAGTATGAGCATCCTCTGGGGGACATAGTGCCCTATCAGCAAAAACTGGACCATAATATATATGCAGCAGATTTCGTGACACTCGAGGTTTCTCCTGAGGTGGAAAACACAGGATGCGTTCACATCGCTCCAGGGCACGGCTTGGAAGATTTTTTGTTGGGCAAAGAGCATCAGCTTCAGATCTTCTGTCCTGTGGGACCTGATGGGTTTTTCACGACGGATGCTGGCGCATACGCCGACACGTATGTTTTTGATGCAAATCAACAGGTCATAAAGGATCTTGATGAAAGGGGTGCCCTCCTCGCTCAGGGAGAGATAACGCATAGATACGGTCATTGTTGGCGCTGCAAAACTCCTATCATCTATTTGGCGACTGAACAATGGTTCATCAAAATCTCAGAACTGAAAGATAGGATGTTAACGGAGATTCCTCGCATAGTATGGTATCCAGAATGGGCTGGATCCGCTAGATTCATGGACTGGATATCATCTGCGAGAGATTGGTGCATCTCACGTCAGAGGTACTGGGGCACCCCACTGCCGATTTGGATGTGCGAGTGCGGTTCCATTGAAGTGATAGGCACCATAAAAGAACTCAAGGAGAGGGCAAGCATCCCTCATGTGGAACTCCACAGGCCCCGCATAGATGCCATCAAGTTGAGATGTACATGTGGAAAAACAATGTATCGCGTGAAGGATGTATTTGACGTATGGTTCGACTCTGCCGTAGCATCATGGGCCAATCTGGGCTTTCCAAAAGATACTGAAAAGTTCAAAAAGTGGTGGCCTGCCGATTTTATCACAGAAGGGCATGATCAGACGAGGGGGTGGTTTTACTCGCAACTCGGCTCAAGTATGGTTGCATTCGAAAAGGCACCGTACAAGAGCGTATTGATGCATGGCTTCACGCTGGATGATGAGGGTAGGAAGATGTCCAAAAGCCTGGGAAATGTGGTGGCACCCGAAGAGGTCATAGAAAAATATGGGGCCGATGCGCTGCGTTTCTATGTTTTATCAGCGAATGCACCTTGGGAAGACCTGCGCTTCAACTGGGAGGAAGCTCAGAATGTGCACAGAATGCTCAACATCCTGTGGAACCTCTATCGTTTCCCGCTACCTTACATGAAGCTCGACAATTTCGATCCATACGCCACTTCATTTGATTCCATAAAAGGGCATCTCAGGCCAGAAGACCTGTGGATTCTCTCAAGAATGTACTCCTTAATCAAAAAAGTCGACCATATGATGAAAGATTGCAAGTTGCACAGTGCAACTCGTCTCTTGCAAAAATTCATCCTCGAGGATGTGTCGCGATGGTACGTTCAATTAATTCGCCCTAGGACGTGGACAGAAGCAGATGATCCAGATAAGCTGGCAGCATATTGGGTCATCTATGACGTCATCTCACAAATCATAAAGCTGATGGCTCCCTTCACGCCTTTCATCACTGAGGAGATCTATCAGAACCTGGTGCGTGGGATGGATCCTAAGGCGCTGCTAACGGTTCACATGTGCGATTGGCCTTCTCCGAGCGAGGAGCTAATCGATGCTAAACTCGAGGCAAACATGGATGTCGCGAGGGATATCGTTGAGGCTTCCCATAGGGCCCGACAGAAAGCGAAGCGAAAGCTCAGGTGGCCTGTCAAGCAGATCATAATCTTGCCTTACAATGAGGAGGCGATAAATTCCGTAAAAAATCTCAAAAGCGTGATCATGGAGCAAGCTAACACAAAAGAGATAAACCTGCTAAACGTTGGTGAGAGGTTCAATGAGATTTCGCTAAAGGTCATTCCTGACCTGAGCCTCATTGGACCAAGGTTCAAGGGCAAAGCCGAAGAGATCATAAATGCACTGAATAAAGTCGATGGCAGAAGGCTAAAAAAAGACATCGAAAAAGGATATCAACTCAAGTTACATGATCAAACCGTCAAAATCACCAAGGACATGATTCATTTTGAGGAGACGATTCCAGAGCACATCTATGCTGCCGATTTTTCTTTAGGGAAGGTGTATGTTGATGTTTCGCTGACAGAAGATGTCAGGGCAGAAGGATGCGCTAGGGACATCGTTCGAAGAATACAGAACATGAGGAAAGAGCTTGATCTTGATGTCGAGGCTGAGATCGATGTGTTTGTGCAGGTTGGAGATGAACAGTTAGTGGACCTCATAGATACGTGGAGAGATTTCATCTCAGAGGAGATCAGGGCGAAGAAACTTGAGCTGGGCATGGAAGTACGGGTGAGAGGCGATCTGGTGAGGGAGTGTACGGTCAATAACGTTGAGATGCGGTTCGGTATCACCAGATAA
- a CDS encoding replication factor C small subunit, with amino-acid sequence MNKEEIWAEKYRPKILDEVVGQDDIIERLKSYVESKSLPHMLFSGPAGVGKTTSAIALAKELFGEAWANNFTELNASDERGINVVRSQIKNFSRTAPLGDASFKIIFLDEADALTPDAQNALRRTMERFSATCRFILSCNYSSKIIEPIQSRCAVYRFKPISNAAIEKRIRHIAGIEKLNVTKDGLGAIEYVAMGDMRRAINTLQSAAVLSNQIDAEAIYKIAAMARPIEINELVELAMKGDFMGARDKLDLLLIEQGLSGEDVISQIHRSIMDFGGISEKLRVQLLDKIGEIDFRLTEGAHERIQLEALIAHLVLAGAKE; translated from the coding sequence ATGAACAAGGAAGAGATTTGGGCTGAGAAGTATAGGCCTAAGATTTTGGATGAAGTCGTCGGTCAAGATGATATCATCGAACGTCTCAAATCCTATGTTGAATCCAAAAGCCTACCACACATGCTTTTTTCCGGTCCTGCAGGCGTTGGAAAAACTACGTCTGCCATCGCCCTCGCCAAGGAGCTTTTTGGAGAAGCGTGGGCCAACAATTTCACCGAGCTAAACGCCTCTGACGAAAGGGGCATAAACGTCGTCAGAAGCCAGATCAAGAACTTCTCCAGGACAGCACCTTTGGGAGATGCCAGCTTCAAGATCATCTTCCTCGACGAAGCAGACGCCCTAACGCCAGATGCACAGAATGCGCTTAGGAGAACCATGGAAAGATTCTCTGCCACATGTCGCTTTATACTCTCATGCAACTACTCCTCGAAAATAATCGAGCCCATCCAATCCAGATGCGCCGTATATAGGTTCAAACCGATATCCAATGCAGCTATCGAGAAAAGGATCAGACATATTGCAGGTATTGAAAAACTAAATGTGACCAAGGATGGGCTGGGTGCAATCGAATATGTGGCCATGGGGGACATGCGCAGGGCCATAAATACATTGCAATCAGCAGCAGTCCTTAGCAATCAAATAGACGCTGAAGCGATATACAAGATAGCTGCTATGGCCCGCCCAATAGAGATAAACGAGTTGGTCGAACTTGCTATGAAAGGTGATTTCATGGGGGCAAGGGACAAACTGGATTTATTGCTCATAGAGCAGGGTTTATCCGGGGAGGATGTAATCAGCCAGATCCATAGGTCCATAATGGACTTCGGCGGCATCTCAGAGAAGTTGAGGGTTCAGTTGCTCGACAAGATAGGAGAGATCGACTTCCGCCTAACGGAAGGCGCTCACGAGCGCATACAACTGGAGGCACTGATAGCCCATTTGGTGTTGGCCGGTGCAAAGGAATAA